The following coding sequences lie in one Bacteroidia bacterium genomic window:
- a CDS encoding SPASM domain-containing protein, giving the protein MNGSQFRDALNYTLKLSPGRVWNMAKVVSSYYVSKYLRKPVQWGLPISISIEPTTSCNLRCPECPSGLRAFSRPTGMLNQDFFKRTIDQLAPSLNYLIFYFQGEPYLNTKFLDMVKYASDKGIYTATSTNAHYLKDEVAKRTILSGLDRLIISIDGTTQETYQNYRVGGQLEKVIEGAKNVVKWKRELKSSTPHIIFQFLVVKPNEHQIEDVKKLGKEIGVDEVRFKTAQVYEYENGNDLIPTIDKYSRYKETEPGKWTIKNSLSNHCWKLWHSCVITWDGLVVPCCFDKDATHQLGDLKQVDFQELWHNENYTQFRTSLLKSRSEIDICTNCTEGTKVWA; this is encoded by the coding sequence ATGAATGGAAGTCAATTTAGGGATGCTTTGAATTATACTTTAAAGCTTAGTCCCGGTCGTGTTTGGAACATGGCTAAAGTAGTTTCAAGTTATTATGTATCTAAGTATTTAAGAAAGCCTGTCCAATGGGGCTTACCTATAAGTATCAGCATAGAGCCTACTACCAGTTGCAATTTAAGATGTCCGGAATGTCCAAGTGGTTTGAGGGCATTTTCTCGTCCAACCGGAATGTTGAATCAAGATTTTTTTAAGAGGACTATAGATCAATTGGCCCCTAGTCTCAATTATCTTATTTTTTATTTTCAGGGAGAACCTTACCTGAATACCAAGTTTCTTGATATGGTGAAATATGCATCAGATAAAGGAATATATACTGCCACAAGCACAAACGCACATTATTTAAAAGATGAGGTAGCAAAAAGGACCATTTTAAGTGGCTTAGATCGTTTAATTATTTCTATTGATGGAACTACCCAAGAAACATATCAGAATTATAGAGTAGGAGGGCAATTAGAAAAGGTGATAGAAGGAGCAAAAAATGTTGTTAAATGGAAAAGGGAGTTAAAAAGTTCAACTCCACACATCATTTTTCAGTTTTTGGTGGTAAAGCCGAATGAGCATCAAATTGAGGATGTAAAGAAACTAGGTAAGGAGATAGGTGTTGATGAGGTTAGATTTAAAACAGCCCAGGTTTATGAGTATGAAAATGGTAACGATTTAATTCCAACTATTGATAAGTATAGCAGGTATAAAGAGACAGAACCAGGAAAATGGACCATTAAAAATTCCTTATCTAATCATTGTTGGAAACTATGGCATTCTTGTGTAATTACTTGGGATGGTTTAGTTGTCCCATGTTGTTTTGATAAAGATGCTACACATCAATTAGGTGATTTAAAGCAAGTTGATTTCCAGGAACTTTGGCATAATGAGAATTATACACAGTTCAGAACGTCCTTGTTAAAGTCGAGATCAGAGATTGATATTTGTACCAATTGTACTGAAGGCACTAAAGTTTGGGCTTAG
- a CDS encoding 23S rRNA (pseudouridine(1915)-N(3))-methyltransferase RlmH — protein sequence MKITIVHQGRTNDKSIEVLEKDYLDRLSHYANVQHICLPDSKGQMSVASLKLIEEENLFKLIKPADIVLLFDEKGKTYSSVEFSQFLQKQFMAGKNIFFVTGGAFGFSENVYKRANGLISLSSMTFTHQMVRAIIAEQLYRAFTILRNEKYHH from the coding sequence TTGAAAATAACAATTGTTCACCAGGGGAGGACCAACGATAAAAGTATAGAAGTTCTAGAGAAAGACTATTTAGACCGGCTTTCCCATTATGCAAACGTTCAGCATATTTGCTTGCCTGATTCAAAAGGGCAAATGAGTGTTGCTTCATTAAAGCTGATTGAAGAAGAAAATTTATTCAAATTAATTAAGCCTGCTGATATAGTATTGTTGTTTGATGAAAAGGGGAAAACGTATTCCTCGGTTGAATTTTCGCAATTTCTTCAGAAGCAATTTATGGCAGGCAAGAATATTTTTTTTGTAACCGGTGGAGCATTTGGGTTTTCCGAAAATGTTTATAAACGCGCCAATGGTTTGATTTCGTTGTCATCAATGACCTTTACTCATCAAATGGTTAGGGCAATTATTGCAGAGCAACTTTATAGAGCATTTACAATTTTAAGGAATGAAAAGTATCATCATTAG
- a CDS encoding exosporium protein encodes MKRQLLPLLIGSLVSISFLANSQQNMGIGTNNPNPSAILELQSGNQGFLVPRMTEAQKNAIVSPATGLMIYQTNNLDGFWYFDGTVWVYAIGPTGPTGPTGTNGIAGVTGPTGPIGVTGANGVTGPTGSAGATGAVGATGPSGVNGATGATGNNGATGATGVAGPSGVAGATGATGATGNNGATGATGVAGPSGVAGATGATGATGSNGATGATGVAGPSGVAGATGATGATGATGATGNNGATGATGVAGPSGVAGATGATGNNGATGATGVTGPSGVDGVTGPTGPSGASGAIGATGATGVTGVTGPSGVDGVTGPTGPSGASGVNGATGVTGVTGPSGVDGVTGPTGPSGSSGANGATGATGVTGVTGPSGVDGVTGPTGPSGASGTNGATGPTGPSGANGSTGATGATGASAFNSYYGAYATRTSVSSTYPTFTQITNLTQSITITTVPARINIFTTGNLETFSSTYGGSGCVIQVFNNGVGIPQMYQVVDVNDASGWSGTIGLWSMTGYVDISTAGTYTISVRACKYAFDSFYAGGNTTAPSGLQNHGCLILQVQ; translated from the coding sequence ATGAAAAGACAATTACTCCCTCTATTAATTGGATCATTAGTTTCTATATCCTTTTTGGCTAATTCTCAGCAGAATATGGGAATTGGAACTAATAATCCGAACCCTTCTGCCATACTTGAACTTCAATCAGGTAACCAAGGTTTTTTGGTTCCAAGAATGACTGAGGCACAAAAAAATGCCATTGTATCACCCGCAACAGGGTTGATGATATACCAGACAAATAATTTGGATGGATTTTGGTATTTTGATGGAACTGTTTGGGTTTATGCAATTGGTCCTACAGGTCCTACAGGTCCAACTGGAACCAATGGAATTGCCGGAGTTACAGGACCTACAGGACCAATTGGGGTAACCGGTGCGAATGGAGTAACCGGTCCAACAGGCAGTGCAGGAGCCACAGGAGCTGTTGGTGCAACTGGGCCAAGTGGTGTTAATGGAGCCACAGGAGCAACAGGAAATAATGGAGCAACCGGAGCAACCGGTGTTGCTGGACCAAGTGGTGTTGCTGGTGCCACAGGAGCCACAGGAGCCACAGGAAATAATGGAGCAACCGGAGCAACCGGTGTCGCAGGACCAAGTGGTGTTGCTGGTGCAACTGGAGCCACAGGAGCCACAGGAAGTAATGGAGCAACCGGAGCAACCGGTGTTGCTGGACCAAGTGGTGTTGCCGGTGCAACAGGAGCCACAGGAGCCACAGGAGCCACAGGAGCCACAGGAAATAATGGAGCAACAGGAGCAACTGGTGTCGCAGGACCAAGTGGTGTTGCCGGTGCAACAGGAGCAACAGGAAATAATGGAGCAACCGGAGCAACTGGTGTTACTGGTCCAAGTGGTGTTGATGGGGTAACCGGTCCAACTGGTCCATCAGGAGCAAGTGGTGCTATTGGAGCAACAGGAGCAACAGGTGTAACTGGTGTTACTGGTCCAAGTGGTGTTGATGGAGTAACCGGTCCAACCGGTCCATCAGGAGCAAGTGGTGTTAATGGAGCAACAGGTGTAACCGGTGTTACTGGTCCAAGTGGTGTTGATGGGGTAACCGGTCCAACCGGTCCATCAGGATCAAGTGGAGCAAATGGAGCAACAGGAGCTACAGGTGTAACAGGTGTTACTGGTCCAAGTGGAGTTGATGGGGTAACCGGTCCAACTGGTCCGTCAGGAGCAAGTGGTACTAATGGGGCAACCGGACCTACAGGGCCTTCCGGTGCAAATGGCAGCACCGGAGCGACCGGAGCAACCGGGGCTAGTGCCTTTAATTCCTATTATGGTGCTTATGCAACTCGAACATCGGTTTCGTCCACCTATCCAACTTTTACTCAAATAACCAATTTAACTCAAAGCATCACTATAACAACAGTTCCTGCAAGGATAAATATTTTTACAACGGGTAATTTGGAAACCTTTTCTTCTACTTACGGAGGTTCAGGTTGTGTAATTCAAGTCTTTAATAACGGAGTTGGTATACCTCAAATGTATCAGGTAGTAGATGTAAATGATGCAAGTGGCTGGTCTGGTACAATTGGTTTATGGTCAATGACCGGATACGTTGATATTTCCACAGCGGGAACCTACACTATATCAGTTAGGGCTTGTAAATATGCCTTCGATAGTTTTTATGCAGGTGGGAATACCACTGCTCCTTCCGGTTTGCAGAATCATGGTTGTTTAATTTTGCAAGTTCAATAA